Part of the Lolium rigidum isolate FL_2022 chromosome 6, APGP_CSIRO_Lrig_0.1, whole genome shotgun sequence genome, ttagaaagggggaaagaagttgcccagttcggggaacaaagtaaacaatcgatcgccccgctcatagtgcaagccgccggtccggatgcccccgatatcatagcagctgcggcagcacatggattgactgtaacgagtgccagagaacaagcggccgacttaggtatcactcttcgtgcacttcgttaggccttgatgaggcgccaatgaaggacgtagtttttacatatgtgaagaatggccctctcgtcgagcctcgcgcaggaagaggatctacctcgacaaatgaaaggtctcgctaaattggtacaagagttacataaaacttaaaaacgccaaagactatatttatgcggaagttagagttgagcatcacttcaaacattactatataacaattcatcggagtgaattgttccagctgttcaatctgcgcgacctcgacaaatctatcatcggttgctacgttctgtaagtgatttattaatttctaccccatctcgttcattgcctgcactatatattgtcctaactatcttgttgtctacgctattatgcagaatgaagaagcgggaaatgcaaataaggaacatcaatgatgttgggttcattgacccacacatcgttaattcatatgtgttagaacaccaccccgccgacgtggaggaagacctcgtttcggtttcttagaaaacagcaactcaaaagtgatattctatttccttaccattttgggtgagtgtttctgtcttgagcacattctcttttgtttactctccatgcatggtatgtggctaatcgatgagttatatatgcatgatcgtgcatgtatcgtgtccgcgaggttccactggattccgatggtaattcaaattcacacctccacagttctcgtccacgactctccgaatatggatgcggcgctttgggccgacatgagaaaaatgatgcaaaagtaattgttttcattcatttgcgctctatatcgatcggcctatttcgttcatcatttcctaatatcaattaactaattaataactctcttgttcatttaattttctttgcctcatagggtttggagacggttcgtagatgaaaaggtcggtgaattcaaaaaagagctacattttaaaaggacagtgcggacgactggggatattcagccaccggggaccaatctatgtggatactatgtttgtgagaggatccggagatacaccaatgagcgggaccagtcggatgagatcaacatcaagatgaataacctccggaagacgcttagtccgaagctcgcttccgaccacttcaggaggaactagccggatggttcgcgagggaagtcatcgatcctacaggacaacactacgtagaggacgtagaactatacatgcattaaattatgtatggaaacttgttcaaacttgtatatggtcatccgatgatattgaatatatattgtatattcctcttgaattctttttggttctaatttcaaatttgtttgaaattgtacattcatatgcatgcatgtatgtagtaccgtagaatatgtgaaactccttcaaaattacaataaagcacaaaagaaataaaacaatacaaattaatcagaaaacaggtttagggggggggcaggtttagggggggcctaaaaccctaaacctgcggcggcctttagtcgcggtcggccagaagaaccgcgactaaagggcctccgccccgacggtcgcctggcgcccacgtggacgggcctttagtcgcggttcgtaagcaaccgcgactaaaggggggcctttagtcgcgctactttggtcgcggttgcgcaaccgcgactaatggcagttgcgaaccgcgaccaaaggccctttttccaccagtgtgccCTCACGGCGGAGAAAACATGCGACCCgtccggcatgacctttgctcatGGTGGCGCTGGCGTGCTGGACACCACGTCGGCACACAATGTCCCCACACTCGCCAAGCAAGTGGACAATTTCAGGAAGATGGTTAAAGACGGGATTATCTCGGAGAAGCAACCGAGTCGCTCCGTGGCCCTCGTGGCCATCTCCGGCAATGACTACTATGGGAACACCGGCGTGATTGGCCTGACAGCCCCAAACGATGTAAGTAGCTACCTATCAGCAGAACAAAACATTAAACAATTAATTAATTTATTTATCTCTGCTTTTTACTTGCTAATTTTGATACTATCATTTATGTATGCAGATCAATGCTTATATTGGGAAGGTGACCAAGGAGATTGCCGACAATGTGGACCAACTGCAGAAGCTCGGGGTGACAAAGGTTCTTGTGAACAACTTGCACCCTGTCGGCTGCACGCCAACACAAACACGGACGAACAACTACACCAGTTGCGATGTTTTCGGAAACCTGGGTGCATTTGTCCATAACAATAACCTGAAGCAAGTGATAGCAGCAAAGAAGAATGTCCATGTTGTCGATCTCTACACCGCCTTCACTAGCATCGTGGATAATGTTCCAggtacatccatgcatgcatctgcAAGTGTCAATGCTATTAAGTATAAAGATTTATAATCTATGGATTTGATTGTGTGCTGAGGAAATTGATATGAACAATTTTATCTGGATGATGTACCTATAGGTAAAGGACAAGAGCTATCCAAGCAATTCAAGCGGAAGTTATCGCCATGCTGTGAGAGTTTCGATTCAAAGGGTTACTGTGGACAACGAGGCGAGTCGTCAGAGCTTCTTTACACGGTGTGCGACAAGTCCAGCAAATTTTTCTACTGGGACGACATGCACCCGACTCATGCAGGGTGGGAGGCAGTGATGAAACAGTTGGAGAAGCCATTGAGAGAGTTTGTAGATCAATACTAGCTAGGGTTTTCGTAGATCTTCTCATTGTTTCTCTTCGATTGTACTGGCTCGAAGTATCTAGATCTATGTATTTTTGGACTCTTTAATAATTCTATTTATTACACGATTACACTTTCTTTTGTGAAAATTATGTTCGTAGTCTTCCATCTTGCATGAACAACGAAGATGTGTTCTAGGCCTTTTgggaattatataattgattgacTATATACAACTACTAGGAAGCATAGACACGGCAACACGCATAATAATTTCTGATTCGATTTGTCAAACAAATCTAACAAATGCAAGATGACGCTCAGGCTACGACTGATGATAGACTGCACGATTGAGATGCAATCATCTCACTAACGGCTATACATGACAGGGATACATATCTATCTCAAAGTAGAAcgccctctcctcttctctcctctcctcgacaggTAAATGTTAAAGTCAAAGTAACACACGCACCCCGCATGTGGCTTATGACAACACTAGACCATGATAGCGCGCGTTACCGCGTCCGCCCATTTGTTGATAAAAAAATGATGGCATTGTTGTAAATATGTTGATACAGGAAACACTAAAGTTGAATTCACATAAGGTCGTAAAATAATTAAAATGGGGAATTCATTCGATTATAAAAATAATGAGTTACAGGTGATGCACTCAAGTTAGTGTTAAACCTTGTAATGTTTTGTACAATACCGGTatagacactagtaggaaaacccttataggcagagcttagttctgtggcgcaccactgaaaatgcgccacagaatgttattttgtggcgcaccatgctaggtgcgccacagaaatagctgaattttgtggcgcactgctgaacattgcgccacagaaattgtatggggcccacatcctgccaccaccaattattagtgtaggtatttccgtggcgcacatgGCAtgctgcgccacgtaaataactcttccgtggcgcacgtgcttcggtgcgccacagaagtagttgattctgtggcgcacttgctcgggtgcgccacagaattaaggtaacttatatcatctcgcccgtgccctcccccgcctgttcacctctcccctctcccctctcccctctcctccgatccgccgcgcgccaccatggtcgtcgccgccgccttcctccgcgagggccgcatgccgccacggtcctcccatccccgccacctgcagcacaagctgccgctacggcgaggaggggccaccgtcgcgtgaaggtggaggagccgccgcgtcctcctcctcctccaccgatgccgtcgtcgtcaacctcctcctccacccctgtcgtcggtgaactctctcccctcccctccctcttcctctccgcgcgagcacaaagtgctcgacgaaatgctcgtgctTCTAGGTTGTGCTGAtgatgctctggatgcattgctgttgctctggatgcattgatgttgttgctctggatgcattgctgctagtttCTTTGATTCAGTGATGCTGCTCATGTGCAGTATCTGAATAAATTACTTTGTTGCCTGCATATGGATAGTTTCATTTGGAGTGACATGCTATATTGGCTCTATATATATCTgctccaaaggttccatttggaGCCTGGATTGCTAGTGGTTAGTATATTGTTATGCTGCTAATAAAAAGGTGTTGGTTATTGTCAACTTATATCACTTGCTATGCTCGTGTGGCTTACGGGATCATATGTACCTGTTGTTTGTGGAGGTTTATCTGccacttgttattgatgaaccatgtgatggtaatgattcaatttaattcaatgatgttaatttgatttccatcctttgttggaaataaatccatgtacTGAACcttgtacaaggtaatgaagacttgctcacttggtattgcttgctagttggacatttggttggttttgatgctactcggttcatttaaatgcatgaaatgctactatggtatgctactgtggtatccttgtgaagaaaatgatggattcttgtgagcttatggtatgctactatgctactgtggtatccttgtgaagatttacttgatggattcttgtgagcttatggtatgctactatgcttataatgctctgattagtggagatgcttactggatcatgtgaatatagttcatatagttccctaaaaagaaagaatgctccctggccagatgcttgatgtcttggctcagccaatgatgcaaaggctgaggcaaaaacttggataagaacagatactaaaatgtgtgatttaaatggaatgcttatgatggtatactaaaatagagatattcacattagggaatcatgtaaatgaatgccactcgtggtatccttttcttgttggctttgatgaaaatagagatatccacagtaggggatcatgtaaatgaatgccactcgtggtatcctttgaagaaaaaggactgtttcgatggttttaaaaggctaggtggtgctaggtgattcagttggctaccaagacttatctcatccggttagccgggatatgctatgtgttgttgcttgtttaggcatatctatcacttactggatttatcggttcttgattggcctctcttttgccgacatcacttggtctatataccaagtgatgaataatccctttggagcatctgctccatgcatgctatgtgtgtttgagcatcttgacttatgtcaccatggttgctggtttgttggtgtttttgtacttgccgatgattagatggttggtcgatcactcgtacactcggggtggagcaagtgagcctggtgtgatggcacaaatatcaatattttgtgcatcctacctggcctcacttactccatcccgggatgttaatatttgtttcgaccaacaaagtatgaggcattccatttagttcatactagctacttcttaattgcattggcctttcttccattttagtgccgatgattaaattgtttggtcacttgtacactccggggtggggccggtgagcccggtgcgatggcacaaatatcaatctcttgtgcattctacctggcctcactgaccccatcccggaatgttaatatttctttcgaccaacaaagtatgaggcatatgatatctagttgagataccacttggctctttcttccattttagtgccgatgattagaatgtttggtcacctatacgccgcaatatactttgtagacgggccccctttccccggccgccgttccgtgaacgagtctttgacgagacaacaacgccgacctacctctccggtgcatcaccacttttcttctctcgccgtccagtacgtgaacgagtccttaatgcaaagacggtgtcggcctccctagcatcatgccgaccctcgttgccgtgcttcgggccgtgtctcgagcgcccgcactcttcgccttttgcccggtgaacgaatagactaatcgttggaataaggaagccgatgacggccgatcgcaatttaatcttgcgaccggccgtcatcggtttccttattcgaacgatcagtctattggttcaccggcaagaaggcgaacagcggcaggcgcgggacacacggcccgagcgcggcaacacggcccggcataatgctgggcaggccggcacggtctttgcatcaaggactcgttcaccggacggcgagggaccgccgtggttctcgcgccggagaggcgagatcggcgtcgttgtgtcgtcaagcacccgttcacggaacggcggccgggaaagggggcccttctgcaaagtatacttgcgtgtatactgcaactatggtttcgaccatagtatttgtgttgaccaacaatgtatgaggcacttattccattttgtcattccatttgctttgagatttttaaaatgccgatgattaaaatgtttggtcaccgtacactcggggcggcgtaagtgagctctggtaagatagcacaaatatcaatctcttgtgcatcggacttggtctcacttacaccgtccctgaatgttaacatttgtgttgaccaacaatgtatgaggcatttattccatttctcttgtgcatcggacttgttggtctcactttcttccattttcatcatagtaggaactggatgaaggaccccgatgcaagcgagcctggtgggtagagatgagggagcaaaggaggaaccgaatgaagactactttgtatctcgaaattgtgaattttgtatgaattaagagttgtatgcaaaacatttgacacttaattgccactatatatgtatctcgatcgggctctaagtaatgtgatgatgatgtctatgttatatctgtgcaatgtacatgatatttatattatatctgaatgttgctgtatataactctGTATCTCCGTATATTGTCTgtgtataaactgcatgtgtatagcgagcagcacaaaatcgagtataatacaagcaatttcgtggcgcaccgaaaaccaattccgtggcgcacgcttcTACGTAGCGCGCCTAGgaacacgtgcgccacgaaaccttaattccgtggcgcatgggaaggtgcgccacagaaaccttatttttgtggcgacgtttctgtggcgcacctcccatgcgccaaagaatccatttttggtgcgccactgatgaggcttttcctactagtgagagtAGTACTCTACCTGTTATTGTACTCCTTGTATTTCCACGTGTAGGGATTTTCTACACCTATATAAACATGCAACCCGGCCTAGGTAGAGGGTACAGTTCTACCCTAGAcaactaacatggtatcagagctacctTCTCCTACCTAGAACGTCTAGCTCCACAGCCGCCACCCACCTGCCGTAGATCGACCGGTGAAGGAACCCTCTCTGAAACGAACCCAAACACAAAACAACCAGCTCTCTCTCCGGCTGCCTCACGTCGTCGGAGATCCTCAAACAATCCtagatcaaaccaaaacaaaccaaaaccaaaacctAGATCAACCATGCCCGGTCGCCGCTCTTTGTCGTCGACCAcgagcaacagcaacaacaaccgaTGGCTTCTTGCTCGTATGCGTCTGCCGCCGCCAGCCTCACGGCTGCTCTCGGCTCGCCCCCGACGGAGGAGCTTACCAGGCAGAATCATCTATTCTGGAAAACCCAAGTCCTTCCGGCCCTGCGTGGAGCTCAGGTGATGGAGCTGCTCGATGGCTCAGACGAAGCTCCGCCCAAGACGATTGAGGTGGAAGATAGCAACAACAAGAAAACTACTGTCCCAAATTCGGCGTATGGCGTCTggcttgcccgagaccaagcggTGATGAGCTTCCTCGTCAAGGGGCTGGATCAGGACCTTCTCTCCCATGTCATTGGACTTGAGCATGCACATGAAATCTGGTCTACCATTGAAGGCTTATTCATCTCACAATCCTACTCTCGTGTGAACATGCTAAGGGGAGCGGTTGCCAACACAAAGAAGAATGATCTGAAGGTGGCGCAGTTCATCTCCAAGATGTGTGGTTTTGCATCTGAACTTGTAGCCGCAGGAAAACCCGTGGATAATGACGAACTGAAGGGCTACATACTAGGAGGGCTTCAGGGGCCATACACACCGTTTCTTGCATCCATGAACGGTTGTCCCCAATACCACTCTTACTGACATGTGTTCTCAACTTCAAGCCCTTGATGACAGAGAAGGAATACTAGCTCAAGCTCAGATTACCCCTGTTTTTCAGTCCTCTGCAAACATTGCCGCTCGAGATGTGGCACAGAGGCATCGTCTTGAAGACTCCCTCCGTGATGGAGGTGGCTACCGTGATGATGGAGGCTACCGCGATGGAGGTGGCTACTGTGGTCGACGTGAAGAGCATCCCGAGATGACTACCGCAGTGACGATCGTGGAAActatctgtaacatcccaaaaatttcaaaaacaaacaaaatgaatttccctagttccaaattttggaaccaacaaaaacttttattaaattaagtatgatagatagtgatcttgcttaattcttatgctattgccatgtttgcttgtaatagtagttttgaaa contains:
- the LOC124663611 gene encoding GDSL esterase/lipase At5g03610-like encodes the protein MKLHTAVLGVILLLALVLNPNGVEARPAPADGHQKKSSSYSLFVFGDDFADNGNLPLTDPVTQMSRQWAYPYGSSYVDADGNPRPNTPSGRFSNYKIQSDFIATILGLEEAPPAHCALTAEKTCDPSGMTFAHGGAGVLDTTSAHNVPTLAKQVDNFRKMVKDGIISEKQPSRSVALVAISGNDYYGNTGVIGLTAPNDINAYIGKVTKEIADNVDQLQKLGVTKVLVNNLHPVGCTPTQTRTNNYTSCDVFGNLGAFVHNNNLKQVIAAKKNVHVVDLYTAFTSIVDNVPGKGQELSKQFKRKLSPCCESFDSKGYCGQRGESSELLYTVCDKSSKFFYWDDMHPTHAGWEAVMKQLEKPLREFVDQY